The DNA region AGGGCTTAAAAGATCAAGAGTTCGAGAGATAAGGAGATCAGGCGGTTGGAGAAGCAGCCGCGCCCTCAGATGGAGCAGGGGAAGTCTCCTTGGAAGCACCGGCTTCAGGGAGAGGCCACTCATCATCAAACGATAGAGGAGGCAATCCCTGCAGCTTAGCCTCGGACTCCTTCACCAGCTTGTATCGCTGGAATTCCACGGCCAACTCCCACTTATCGGTCTGCTCCTTGAGACATTCCCTCATCAGCTCCCAGCGAGCAGTCACCTTGGCTCCACTCACAGCGATCATCTTCTCGTCCTCAAATGACTCCTTCTCCAGCTTCAGCCCGCATAGCTCCTCCTGGGCCTCCTCCAACTGGCGCGTCAAAGCGGTATTCTCCGCAGCAGTAGCAGCCTCGGCCTCCTTCGAGTTCTTCAGCTTAAACTGAAGGGATTTGATCTCCTTCCCCTGAGCCAGGACTTTGTTCTTCTCCTCCTTAAGCTGAGCATTCATGTTCTCCAGCTCTTTTTTGGATGATTGCCCGTTCACCATATCCTCAAAATGGGGAATCTGAGACATAACCTGCAAATCAAACCACAACGATCACCAATCCATATAACAAAGGTGAAAGGAAAGGCGCGAAGTCCTACCTGGAGGAGATCAAACTGAACGCTCCCAAAGGCTTTCGGGAGGTCCCCAGAAGGGAGAAAGCAGGCACTCTCAGGGAACATTGTGGAAGAGAGATTAGCCACCACCTTGGCTAGGTCCACACAAGGCTGAAGAGAGGGCTTTGGAGTCGATGACTTCGGAGTCGATCCTGAGGCCCGAGTTCTCCTCCTTGAGGTAGAGGGGGCTGAGCTAGTAGGTCCCTTGCACTTGGTCCTCTTGAGGAAGAGAACATCATCATCACCCGAGGTAGTGgctgtgagggattaaactcacctcctggattttagatcaggttaaggtttaggaaaaggttagggaaagacaACCTGGGCTGAATACCGTaataacttgtagaatgaactttgatttgtattgatgattttgataaaagagttgttacagaagatgatctttgatgattacaaagacaatgagaatgttacaaaaataagaATGCTTTCAGAGTATCGTCTGGAATAAGGGTTGAATGAATAAGGATTGAATGCCCTTTTTCTTGATTGccttcttctttaaatagcctcaggccccATTTGATCGCCACCAACTGGTTTCCGTGATCCCCTCcatgatttgagggatttgtaacagcctccctttgaccgggtcctgcgcctatttacaCGTCCACGAGCTGCCTCCTTTCTGCGACCTCTTTAATGAACGTCcttagctcacagcctccggctctagCTTAGCTGTTTTGGAGATTGGATTTgtgatgggcctatcgcggccTGTTATCATTTCGAGAGACGATTTGTTTTCTCAGGAGCTAAACATAGCCGCCCAACCTAGATTTTcttgttgagataatgattatcAGTCATCTCAATCGCAGATATTCTTTGCTTAATCAGACGGTTGTAGTTATGTTTAACGAGATCGACGGTTCAGATTAAAGGGAGTTTGAAATGtagtttccgattttcgagTCGTGATAAGATATAAAGCTGCAGGTATTAACTGCTtctctctccactttctccacgcccacggtttccaaggtaacttcccctctctctttttattttactgcgttttcttgctactttttttttatctctgctTCTTGATCGAACTTGTTCTTTACCTCTAACTTCTTTAGAGATTCCGTTCTTGCTCAACTTAACTCGATCCTTCACCTTTCACTTCCTTTCCCTTTACCCTTTACTTATCATGAGTCAAAAGGAAGGCTCCGGTGAAATTCAAATCTCTGCTTCCGGTGCTCGTCTTATGAAGGTTAAGCAAGAAGCtggagagaagatgaagaaggatgccaagaagaagaaggctaaaGACTCGATTGGAGCGagagtcaagaggatgaagaagaaagatggcaaGAGCACCTCCTCTGGTCCTCACTCTCCCTCGCTGTTGAAGAGTCAGGATGTCGTTAATCTCGTCGTCCAAGCTCAGGGCAAGAGTAATCTAGCCAGGGCTTGTACTGACGACGAAACCCCTGAAACTCCGGAGGGTTGGTTATGTATTCACGAGAAATACATCTCCAAATGCCACCTTAGGTTCCCTCTCCCAACCCTCTTGctagatcgcatagatcactaTCAACTGGCCCTTTCCCAACTTTGCCCCTCGGTTATCCAAGTGGTGAACGGATTCATCACCAGGGGTAAGGAAGAAGGAGTCATCGTAGGGTTGAGTGAGCTGATGAGTCTGTTCCTGATAAAGGAAAGCTCTTCCAAGGATGGTGGAAGCGGGACCTATTACCTCTCCTGTCGTCCGGGGCTAGGCATTTTTAAGTTCTCaaccagtgatgatgactggcgaaAGAAGTATTTCTATGTCAAGATCGACCCTTCGACGGTTCCTATAGGCAGAGACCTCAGGGCCTCttggtctgacatttctggttaggattttagggatatgtTTGTGTATTCATTTTTGCGTATCGCGATTTGCTAACCTCTTTGATTCTTCTTGCAGAGATTGAGGAACATGTCAAGTTATCTGGTAAACTTACCAGAGCTCTCTATAGGAAGCTGCAGCACAGCCCTAATACTTGGGGAGCTTATACTACTTTGAGagttggatcagctaggttccctGAACGAGACAAGGCTTCCTTTCCTGATTCTGGTcacggttgctggtttagaaggtaaccttctTTTATTGATTTCTAGTTTTCAATATTCAAATTTGTCTTTTGGGACTAAAGATTCTCCTTATGATTCAGTCTCTGAAGGTGAATCGATATTCTCAGTCTCGTCGGGAGCTAGCACCTCAGAAAGGACTCAGTCGCACAAGATGCCTATCCAGCCCTCGTTctgttccaggggtagatcgactaaagctgccagctcctctagaggaagCGACAAGAATCAACGAGGATCCTTCCTTAGCACGGTGAAGGATGTCCTTGACgatggaggctctgctcctgccaAAGATACCAGTCGCTCCGAGCCCAAGGTTCAAGAAGTTGTCCCTCACCCTGAGGTCCCGGAGGTggaagctgatcctcaaatAGTGAAGGATACTCACGAGtttgagcctccgaggagcaagaggtccaGGACCGACCAGATTGACAGACCTTCCaggtcttcctcttcttcctctaaaGGAGCAACCATCGGCTGGAACTTTACTCACTCGAAGCCTGGATCAGTCTTGGATGACTCATGGGGTCTGGCTACACTGATGAGGCACATGAAGAGAACCGGGTGCGCTCTCCCCTCGATCGCCAACCTCTCAAACAAAGAGGAGTACGTTGATATTGCCCAttacatgggtcaggtatggtTTTCATTTTAGTCTTTTAGCTTAATCTTCTTTGGAAGATGTTTATTAAgtctttattttcatttgttgcAGCTGGCTTGAGCTATcaacagggctcagttcaagtttgaCGAAACTGTGCACAATGCCCCCAACGCTGGTGAGCTAGCTCAGGTTACTGAGCTAGTCAGAGCTACTAAGATGGAACTTGATCAGGCTCGGGTTCAGGTCTATGAACTTCAAGGCGAGGtcaagagacttggctccaaggCCGACAttcagcaagggacgatcgagagccaaGTGATCGATATCCaagtgaagaataggaagattggggagttggattctgctcggaagatagccgagtatcaagtcaaggaACTGATTGCTTCGTCTCAAgacagccagaagaacaaggaagctgaggtcaggctagccgttaGGAGAGGAAAAAGGGAGGTAGCTGACGCTTTTAACAAGGTCCTGGTTtctgtcaaggagaagttctccaggAAGAAGGATGAATTCGATCTTCTGGTTTATGCTCAAGAGCTTCAGGCTAATACCGAGCTCCTGAAGGACATGCTGGACAACGAGGTCAAGAGTGCTGAAGATGAGTACGCTCGCTTGGTGGCTATGATGCCGGAAGCAGTTGCTGCGTACGAAAAGGCTCAAGTTTCGGACTTCTCGAtcagcaagctccctcttcctcaactctctgagagctcaggtacttttgaggttaatatgtttaatatcTCCCTTTCTGGAGAGTACGGTTCTTtaggattggtgggttcttactcagccccaatTGAAGCCACCCCGGGAGACGGCGATAAGGAAATCGAGGAGGAAGTTCCTGACAATGAAGATGATCCGGTTgacaagggagctgagaagagctctgGTGGTAAGGaggtttaagagctgaggctcttttgTTTGCTTTCAGGATTTCCTCCCAATGGGCTtttatttcgttttttttaagacttatagcctgaggaggcatTTAAACCTTTGTTCGTGTTAAGGTGGTACGACCATGGATGAGCAGCTTACTGATGAGGAGCTGAGTGATACTGATGGGGAGCTGATGGAGGAAGGAGACTCAGAGGAGGATGAGCTAATTGAACCTGTACTAGGGGATAAAGGTGCATCTAACCAGGAGATGAGTATCTCAAGTTCAGAGAAGCAGGAGGAGCAACAGCATCCAGTCACATTCTGGACTGGACCAACGACCAGAGCTAGAGCCAAAGCACATCAGGAGGTCattcaacacttagccaaactcgTGAGGCCTAAGGAAGAGGGAGAAACCGTGGGAAAAGAAGGGCCAGCATGTTGGTTTAATGTGTTTCAATTATGTAattgatttaaaccaatttgggttaggattaggattttaaaccaattttaattaggattctaaaccaatttcgtttaggattagatcaaaccattctggttaggtcttgggttttattttggcgacatattttggctttataagcttgtagccgcttttggttgaaacttagacaattttatcaaagaaaaaccttaagcaaattgcttgcttgcttctgtgctttctctgttcagcctaAGAACATTGAACCTTCATCTAGGGTAGAGTAATCTACTGTGATCCATCTCAGACACTACACAGGGTTATCCTGCGTCTAGAGAGTAGCTATACATCTTTGGAGCCTTCCACTGCTCTGAAGAGAAGTCCATCGACCAAGGAGTGTTAGTAACCTCCCTGATCACCCTCTTAACCATACCATCCAAGAGATCCTAGCTTCCTAGCTTATAAGGGacgcaccaagtggtatcagagcccctTGGAGGTTAGGTTTGTTCTCTGCTCGTGTCAACTATCTATCACCACCAAacacttcttttctttctatctgTTGTAAGCCGGCTGGGCCAACccttgaatcaaaaaaaaaaaaaagaaaagagatctctgatccaaatcaaaaaaaaaaaaaaaataagaaacataagctgaagagaaatccagctaagGGTGGTAAAGCCAGCTGGtgcctaaatctcttaatactttcTATCTAATCACTTTAGGTTGTAGCTAGATCTTAGGTGATTGAGTTTTGATCTAATCTGAACTCTTGGGAAAGTAAGGGAGCAAGCACAGGCAGTAAACTGAGTGAGAGAGGGTTTATTAAACTAACCAATTGTTAAGAGTTTGTTGCAGGAAGATGGCTGAAGAGAGACGTGATGGAGACAATGCAGGAGAGCCAGTCCAGCGAATTGCTCTTGATCAGTTGCAATTCCAAGCTATGATTGCTGAAGTTACACGCCAACTACAAGGGCATGCTGAACAAATATATGCTCATGTTATCCCTCCTAACAATGAACTTGCAGGTGCAGCTGGAGTAGCTGGAGCAGGAGGAATCCGTGAAGTAGCTGCAAGACAGCCCATACGTGCTAGGAGAGCAGCCCCTGCTGTAGTAGCTGATGAGCAAGAAGAGTGGGCCGAAGATGCAGATGATGAACGCCCTCTCAGAGCCAATAACAGGCGCCCTCATGGAGAAGATCACTTTGGAAATCTTAAGCTTAAGATTCCATCTTTCCAAGGAAAAGCTGATCCTGATGTCTATCTGGAATGGGAGCAAAAGATTGAATCTGTTTTCAAATGTCAAAGGCTCACTGAGGAGAGGAAAGTAAGACTTGCTGCTACTGAATTTGAAGGCTATGCTATCAACTGGTGGCAGAATGTTTCAAATATCAGGAGAAGAGATGGTGATGAACAAGTAACTTCTTGGCATGAGATGAAAGAGGTTATGAGAGCTAGATTTGTACCTGCTCATTATGGCAGAGATCTCCACAAGAAGCTCAGGAAACTTACTCAAGGCTCTAAGAGTGTGGAGGAGTAT from Raphanus sativus cultivar WK10039 chromosome 8, ASM80110v3, whole genome shotgun sequence includes:
- the LOC130498407 gene encoding uncharacterized protein LOC130498407 yields the protein MFPESACFLPSGDLPKAFGSVQFDLLQVMSQIPHFEDMVNGQSSKKELENMNAQLKEEKNKVLAQGKEIKSLQFKLKNSKEAEAATAAENTALTRQLEEAQEELCGLKLEKESFEDEKMIAVSGAKVTARWELMRECLKEQTDKWELAVEFQRYKLVKESEAKLQGLPPLSFDDEWPLPEAGASKETSPAPSEGAAASPTA
- the LOC130499024 gene encoding uncharacterized protein At3g60930, chloroplastic-like, with product MSQKEGSGEIQISASGARLMKVKQEAGEKMKKDAKKKKAKDSIGARVKRMKKKDGKSTSSGPHSPSLLKSQDVVNLVVQAQGKSNLARACTDDETPETPEGWLCIHEKYISKCHLRFPLPTLLLDRIDHYQLALSQLCPSVIQVVNGFITRGKEEGVIVGLSELMSLFLIKESSSKDGGSGTYYLSCRPGLGIFKFSTSDDDWRKKYFYVKIDPSTVPIGRDLRASWSDISEIEEHVKLSGKLTRALYRKLQHSPNTWGAYTTLRVGSARFPERDKASFPDSGHDSPYDSVSEGESIFSVSSGASTSERTQSHKMPIQPSFCSRGRSTKAASSSRGSDKNQRGSFLSTVKDVLDDGGSAPAKDTSRSEPKVQEVVPHPEVPEVEADPQIVKDTHEFEPPRSKRSRTDQIDRPSRSSSSSSKGATIGWNFTHSKPGSVLDDSWGLATLMRHMKRTGCALPSIANLSNKEEYVDIAHYMGQVWAQFKFDETVHNAPNAGELAQVTELVRATKMELDQARVQVYELQGEVKRLGSKADIQQGTIESQIAEYQVKELIASSQDSQKNKEAEVRLAVRRGKREVADAFNKVLVSVKEKFSRKKDEFDLLVYAQELQANTELLKDMLDNEVKSAEDEYARLVAMMPEAVAAYEKAQYGSLGLVGSYSAPIEATPGDGDKEIEEEVPDNEDDPVDKGAEKSSGGKEV